Proteins found in one Lates calcarifer isolate ASB-BC8 linkage group LG8, TLL_Latcal_v3, whole genome shotgun sequence genomic segment:
- the her5 gene encoding hairy-related 5, with translation MRGVSVSGRDCVQEQSTNSNQDTNTCHFHFGLTAATQRQDFFFFLTMKALSSPESPRQRTMRRVSKPLMEKRRRERINHSLETLRLLMLESTHNEKLKNPKVEKAEILESVVHFLKTEKEVDRVLSGEQTCARQHNYNDGMRSCLLRVSRFIATKSQESEGTGGDTVQASLALPGPHTHPSSPGHIHKALIPAPAGDSATLVPQHVSHHHHRQHGISHPYLTQTTGLHCETRKMHITDPVWRPWPQ, from the exons ATGAGGGGTGTGTCCGTCAGTGGGCGTGACTGTGTGCAGGAACAATCAACAAATTCCAACCAGGACACAAACACGTGCCATTTTCACTTTGGACTCACAGCAGcgacacagagacaggacttctttttttttttaaccatgaaGGCTTTATCTTCACCAGAGTCTCCCAGACAGAGGACCATGAGAAGG GTGTCTAAACCTCTGATGGAGAAACGCAGACGGGAAAGAATCAACCACAGTCTGGAGACGTTACGACTCTTGATGCTGGAGAGCACCCACAATGAG AAACTGAAGAATCCAAAGGTGGAGAAAGCGGAGATTCTGGAGAGTGTGGTCCACTTCctgaagacagagaaggaagTGGACAGGGTCCTGTCCGGGGAGCAGACCTGCGCCCGCCAGCACAACTACAACGACGGCATGAGGTCCTGTCTGCTAAGGGTTAGCCGCTTCATAGCCACCAAGAGCCAGGAGTCAGAGGGGACCGGGGGGGACACAGTTCAGGCGTCTCTCGCGCTTCCCGGACCCCACACGCACCCCTCATCACCCGGGCACATCCACAAGGCACTGATACCCGCTCCTGCCGGCGACTCTGCCACCCTGGTCCCTCAGCATGTGTCCCATCACCATCACCGCCAGCACGGGATCTCTCATCCGTACCTCACCCAGACAACCGGACTCCACTGTGAGACCAGAAAGATGCACATCACTGACCCGGTGTGGAGGCCCTGGCCTCAGTAA